In Thermococcus gorgonarius, the genomic window ATAAGTTTCTCAGCTAACTCGTTCACAGGTGACGTCCAATGCGCCTTAATGAGCATCCTGTTCTAAAATTTAAACGGGGCAGAGAGGTCACTATATACTTCAACGGGCAACCCGTGAAGGCCTATGAGGGGGAACCCATCGCCGCGGCACTCCACGCCGCAGGAATAAAGGTCCTGAACTATTCTGCCAACGAAAAGCGTCCCAGAGGCCTCTTCTGCGCCATCGGGAAGTGCTCCTCGTGCCTCATGATAGTCAACGGCATACCGAACGTCAGGACGTGCATAACCCTCGTGGAGGACGGAATGCGGATAGAACCCCAGAGGGGGAAGGCAAAACTGCCCAAAGAGGCCAAACCCCCGGAATTCAGGGACGCAAAGGTTGTAAAGGCCGATATAGTTGTCATCGGCGGCGGGCCCGCCGGTTTGATGGCGGCGATACACGCGGCCGACGCGGGGGCAAGCGTTGTTCTCCTCGACGAGAACCCCATGCTTGGCGGACAGCTCGTCAAGCAGACCCACAAGTTCTTTGGGAAGAGGGAGCAGTTCGCCGGCGTCAGGGGCGTGGAGATAGCGAAAATCCTGGAGAAAGAGGTCAGAAAGAGGGATAACATTGAGGTATTCCTCGAGACCTCGGCAGTGGGCATCTTCCAGGAGGGGGATGAAAAGCTCGTCCTCGGTGTGAGGAAGAACAAGGAACTCATAGAGTTCCGCGGGAGGGCACTTATAGTGGCCACTGGCGCTATGGAGAAGATGATACCCTTCGAGAACAACGATTTACCTGGAATCTACGGTGCCGGAGCGATTCAAACGCTGATGAACACCTACGGGGTAAAGCCGGGCGACAGGGTTCTGATAGTCGGTGCCGGAAACGTCGGGCTGATTCTAGCTTATCAGCTCGTACAGGCAGGAGTTGAAGTTGAAGCGATAGTCGAGGCGATGCCTAAGGTCGGCGGCTACTTCGTGCATGCTGCCAAGGTGAGGCGCCTCGGAATTCCAATCCTCACGAGGCACACAATCCTGCGCGCCGAGGGGAAGGAGAGGGTTGAAAGGGCTGTAATAGCTCAGCTCGACGAGAACTGGAAGCCGATACCCGGGACGGAGAAGGTCTTCGACGTCGATGTGATAGCCCTCGCCGTTGGGCTGAGGCCGAGCATAGAGCTCCTCCATCAGGCGGGTTGCCAGATAAGGTTCGTCCGCGAGCTCGGCGGCCACGTAGCGGTTCGCGATGAGTGGATGGAAACAACGGTCAGGGGAATATTCGTTGCCGGAGACACGGCAGGAATAGAAGAAGCGACAACGGCGATGCTTGAAGGCAAGATAGCCGGCATAGCCGCCGCCCTGAGGCTGGGAATAGCTGAGGAGAGCTGGGTGAAGGAGATAGAGAGGGCCCAGCGTGACCTCGAGGAGTTCCGTTCCGGGCCCTTCGGAAGGCACGTCGCTGAGGGAATAAGGAAGCTTCTTGCGGGGGTCGGTGAGAATGTCTGAGGTTCCTCCTTACCTTCAGAGGGGATACATAACGCCCGAGGAGCTTTTTGAGATAATTCCGAAGCCGAGCGAGGAGAGATTGAGGGCCAGACCAGTCGCAGTTCCGGAGTGCCCGCAGGAGATACCCTGCGCGCCCTGCAGGGAGATATGCCCGACCAGCGCGATAAGCATGCCCACGCCGAATGACATACCCGTAGTAGACTATGAGAAGTGCATAGGATGCTCCCTCTGCGTCCAGATATGCCCCGGGCTGGCGTTCTTCATGGTGCACTACGTTGGCAATAAGGCGAGGATAACGATGCCTCACGAGCTTCTGCCGCTCCCGGAGAGAGGAGAGGAAGTGGTTCTCCTCAACCGCGTTGGAGAGCCCGTTGGGAAAGGCAAGGTCCTCACCGTCGTCCCAAGGGAGAAGACAAAGGGGGACACGCCGATAATCACCGTCGAGGTGCCGATTGAGTTAGCGTGGGAAGTTAGGGCGGTTAAGGTGGAGAGGTGATCAAAATGTCCGGAAAGGTGATCATCTGTCGCTGCAACGACGTAACGGTAGAGGAAATCGAGGCGCTCATAGACGAGGGCGTCACCGATATCGAGGAGATAAAGCGCCTCCTCCGCGTTGGAATGGGGCCCTGTCAGGGGAGAACCTGCATGCCGCTCGTGATAGCGATCCTCGCGAGGAAAACGGGCAAGAAACCCGACGAGATCCCCCTCCCGCGGGCCAGAGTCCCGATAAGGCCCGTCCGCGTTGAGGTGCTGGTGGGTGGTGACGATGAGTAAGGTCGCGATAATCGGTGGCGGAATAATCGGCGTTGCCACCGCCTATGAACTAGCGAAGCTCGGAGAAGAAGTCATTCTCTTCGAGAAGAACTACTTCGGCTCCGGCTCGACCTTCCGCTGTGCCACCGGAATCCGCGCCCAGTTCACGGACGAGGCCAACATAAGGCTCATGAAGTACGCGGTCGAGCGCTGGGAGAAGCTCGAGGAGGAGCTGGGCTTTGACATCAACTTCAGGCAGACCGGCTACCTCTTCCTCGCGACGAGTGAGGAGGAGGTCGAGGCCTTCAAAAACAACATCAGGCTTCAGAACAAATTTGGCGTTCCCACAAGGCTCATAGACATGGACGAGGCGAAGGAGATAGTCCCAATCCTCAACACCGAGCCATTCTTAGCCGGCGCTTGGAATCCTAAGGACGGCAAGGCGAATCCCTTCAAGACGCTCTTTGCTTACCTCTTCCGGGCCAAGGAACTCGGCGTTGACGCGAGGGAGCACACCGAGGTGGTTGGTTTCGAGCGCGAGGGGGATGTTATAACCGCGGTCAAGTTCAGGAGCAACGGGAAGGTCGAGAGCGTTAAGGTCGACGCCGTTCTGAACGCGGCCAACGCCTGGGCGCCGCTCATAAACGAGATGGCCGGCCTGAAGCGCGACCTCGTGCCAATAACCGCTTACAAGCACCAGCTCGTCAAGACGGAACCTCTGGAGAGGGGCCAGGCGGAGCCGCTTGTCTGCCCGCCGAGCTGGAACGACGCTTACATAATCCAGGACGGTGAGGACGGGGGAATAATCTGCGGCGTAGGGATAGAGCACAGGGCAAAAAGCCTAGACGACTACGAGCCGACCTACGACTTCCTGCGCGGCGTTCTCCGCTACGCTACGATGATAGCACCGCCTCTCCGTTATGCCCACATCGTCCGCCAGTGGGCGGGCTTCTACGCTAAAACTCCGGACAAGAATCCCGCAATAGGGAAACTCCTCGACAACTTCTACATTGCCGCTGGCTTTTCAGGGCACGGCTTCATGATGGCCCCCGCGGTTGCTCAGGCCATGGCAGAGCTTATAGCCAAAGGCCGCTCCAAGGTTCCCCTCGACTGGGACTGGTACGATCCCTACCGCTTCGAGCGCGGAGAGCTCCGCTCCAGCGCATTCCAGATAGGGTGATGCCCCCGTTCCTTTCCAATTTTTGCCACCCCCACGGCAAGAAAAAGATTATAAAGGGGCCTCGGTTAACACCGTGAGGGTCATCATGAGGATAGTCTTCGACATAGGCGGCTCTGTTTTGGTCCCGGACGATCCGGACATCGATTTTATCAAGGCGATAGCATACGAGCTCGTCAAGATAAGCGAGGATCATGAGGTGGCCGTTGTCGTCGGCGGTGGTAAAGTCGCCAGGAAGTACATCAAGGCCGCGAAGGAGTTCACACCCAACGAGACTTTCAAAGACTATATAGGAATCCACATCACGAGGGCAAACGCGATGCTGCTCATCGCCGCGCTCGGCGAGAAGGCCTATCCCTTTGTCATCCAGGACTTCCGTAAGGCCTGGGAAGTGATACAGCTCAAGAAGATACCGATAATGGGCGGAACCCACCCAGGCCACACGACTGACGCTGTCGCTGCTCTTCTCGCGGAGTACCTGCAAGCCGACCTTCTAGTGGTAGTCACCAACGTCGACGGTGTCTACGACAGCGACCCAAGAAAGAACCCGAACGCTAAGAAGCTTGATAGAATAACCCCGGAGGAGCTTGTGGAGATAGCGATGGAGGCAGAGAGCAAGGCCGGTGGGAGCGGTGTCGTTGATGCCCTCGCCGCCAAGTTCATCCAGCGCGGAAGGATAAGGACATACATCGTGGGAAAAGAGGACGCCTACCACCTCTTTGACGTGGTAAAAGGCAGGCACAACGGGACCGTTGTGGAGCCTTAATTGCTACTTTCTCTTTGCCAACTTTTCTCCGCAAAGCTTTGGGATTTAATCCCCTCTCACGAAAGCCACCTTTTTATACCTCCTCCCCCTTCTCCCTTCGGTGGTGTCCATGAAAATCGTGGTTGTCGGTTCTGGTACAGCCGGAAGCAACTTCGCCCTCTTCATGCGCAAGCTCGACAGGAAAGCCGAGATAACCGTCATTGGAAAGGAGCCGACCATGCAATATTCCCCGTGCGCGCTCCCCCATGTGATAAGCGGAACGATTGAGAAGCCGGAGGATGTCATCGTCTTCCCGAACGAGTTCTACGAGAAGCAGAAGATAAACCTAATGTTAAACACAGAAGTTAAGGAGATAGACCGCGAGAGAAAGGTCGTGATAACGGATAAGGGCGAGGTTCCCTACGACAAGCTCGTCTTGGCTGTTGGCTCGAAGGCCTTCGTCCCGCCGATAAAGGGCGTTGAGAACGAAGGTGTTTTCACCCTCAAGAGCCTTGACGACGTGCGCAGGATTAAATCCTACATCGCCGAGAGGAAGCCGAAAAAAGCGGTCGTAATTGGCGCTGGCTTAATAGGCCTCGAAGGGGCCGAGGCCTTTGCCAAGCTCGGCATGGAGGTTCTCGTCGTTGAGCTGATGGATCGCCTAATGCCCACAATGCTCGACAAAGACGCTGCAAAGCTCGTCCAGGCTGAGATGGAAAAGCACGACGTTTCATTCAGGTTCGGCGTCGGTGTGAGCGAGATAATGGGAAGCCCTGTTAAGGCTGTTAAAATCGGCGAGGAGGAGGTCCCAGCGGACCTCGTCTTGGTTGCCACAGGGGTCAGGGCGAACGTTGATCTGGCCAAAAAGGCCGGTCTCGAAGTCAACAGGGGAATAGTGGTGAACGAGCACCTCCAGACGAGCGATCCAGATATTTACGCGATAGGCGACTGTGCGGAAGTTATTGACGCGGTAACGGGTAAAAGAACCCTCAGCCAGCTCGGAACTTCGGCGGTTAGAATGGCCAAAGTTGCTGCAGAGCACATAGCGGGCAAAGAGGTTTCCTTCAGGCCCGTCTTCAACACGGCGATAACTGAGCTGTTCGACCTCGAAATCGGCACCTTTGGAATCACCGAGGAGAGGGCGAAGAAGGAGGGTATTGAAATAGCGGTCGGCAAGTTCAAAGGCTCGACCAAGCCCGAGTACTACCCCGGCGGAAAGCCCATAACCGTCAAGCTGATCTTCAGGAAATCTGACAGAAAGCTCATAGGCGGCCAGATAGTCGGGGGCGAGCGCGTCTGGGGCAGGATAATGACTCTCTCCGCGCTAGCGCAGAAGGGTGCAGCGGTGGAGGATGTGGTCTACCTTGAGACGGCCTACGCCCCGCCGATAAGCCCGACCATCGACCCGATAACTGTCGCGGCGGAGATGGCGATGAGGAAATTCCGTTGAGCTTTTTAGCCTTTCTTACCAATTTTCTACCATGAGGCGGCCAACGAGGACAAGAGTCAGCAAGCTGATGGCCTACATTCTGAGGCACTCACCGGAGGAGTTTGGGCTAAAACCGGACGTTGAGGGCTTCGTCTCTCTCGGTGAGCTTGTAAAGGCTCTAAAAACAGTTTACTCCGATGTTGATGAAGAATTCGTACGCGAGATCGTTGTTCACGATCCAAAGGGCCGCTACGAAATCAGGGGCAACAAAATCCGCGCCCGCTACGGCCACAGCTTTCCGGTAAGTCTGAACCATGAGGAAGACACTGAAAGCCGTTTTCTCTACCATGGAACTCCAAGAAGAAACCTACCGTCCATTCTCAAAGAGGGTTTGAAGCCGATGAAACGGCAGTTCGTCCACCTCACCACGAGCAAAAGCGAGGCCCTGGAAACGGGCAGGAGACATGGAAGGGACGTAGCTCTGCTTATCATTGACGCCGACTGTCTGAGGAGGGAAGGCTTGAAGGTTTATAAGGCAGGGAAGAACGTGAGGATAGTGGAGAGAGTCCCACCAGACTGCATCATGTTAAAAATCTAAAAAGAGGCCTGAAGCCAGTTTCATGTGGTCGATGATTCTTCGTCATCGTAGAGCTCCTGACCAACGGTTATCTCGTCCTCGAAGCCCTTTGATCCCTCAAGGGTCTGGATCCTGAACATGTAGCTCTTGTACCAGTTGTAGCTCGGCATGACCTTGATCGGAAGAAGCCTCCATGCCCTCGTCTCCTCAACGTAGCCCCAGTTGACGTACTCGTTGAAGTTCCTGAGGATGTCGGTTATGACAACGCCGAACTCGTTGAGGAGGACTCTCTGTATCTCTCTCCACTTGTCGAGGGAGCTTTCCCTTCTCGTTATGCCGAAGTAGCCGGCGCAGCCGGGCCCCTTGAGGGTGGCTATTCCCCTTCCAACAAAGGAGCGGATGGCGTGGACTGTCTCGGGCGGATCGGTGATGAACGTGTCGAACTTGTGAAGGGCGTAGTCGGGGAGGGGCTTCCTCAGGTCGAAGGTGAATATCTCGATGTTCTCGTATCCTACTTCATTGGCGGCTTTCTCTATGAATTTCGTAAGCCTCTCGTCGATGTCGAGGACGGCTATGCGCTTCGGAAGGCCGCTGAGCATCAGCGCCACGCTGGTCAGGTCATCATCGCCGAGGACGAACACCTCTTTGTTCTCAAGGTCTCCCCTGCTGTGCATAAGCGCAACTCTGGCCACGGTGGTTTCAGGAGTAACGTAGGCCTGGTCAAACTCGTGAACTGGCTCGGGCCTGTCCTTCGTTATCTCCTTGAACTCCGCGAGAAGCTCCGAGAAGGCGTCCAGCTCAACCGTCCTGCCCTGGCAGTGGTGGCAGGTGTAATCGGCCCTTGGGCCGATCCCATATTTCTCCACCAGCTCTTTGCCCTTTTTTGTAAGGATCGCCTGGTTGTTCTCAAAGGCAACATAACCGAGTTCGTACAAAGCTGTGACCACTGCAACGACGAGCGGTAGGGGCTCTTCGCTGAGGTCAACAATCCGCCAAACGTCCCCGCTGGCCAGAATAGCGCTCAGAACGTTCTCAACTGTTCTCTCATAAACGGGAATGCTCGTCTTCTCCTTAACTCTCTCGACTATCTCCCTCATGGCAAGCACCTCCAGAAGGATTTTAGTTTGTGGATGGGAGTTAAGAGGGGCCTCTTTTAAGGTTTTCCCAGCGGCAAGTTTAATAAACATCACCTCGATTGGCCCTCGATGATAAAACCTGTGGGAGACGATTTCGTCAAAAGGTATCGGCTGCAGTACAACCTTGAGGCCCTCGAGAGGGTTAGGGGGGAAATCGGCGAAAAAGCCTATTCCCGCCTGAAAGCCTTGATAGAATACCGCCTTTACGGGGAGGAATTCGACCACTCTCCACTAAGCGTAAAAATAGCCCTCGCCTTCTCAGGTGGATCTGACAGCACCTCCTCGCTGAAAATCCTCCGCTGGGCCGGCTTTGATGTGGTTCCAGTTACCGCAAAGCTCCCCCAGATGAAAGGGCGTGTGATAGAGAAAGTCAAGCGTGAGGGAGCGGTTCTCGTAGAAATTCCCAACTACCTCGAAGCGATAACCTTCCAGATGGAGAAGGGCGCCCCGATATGCGGGAGATGCCACTCCATGGTCATGAAGGCCATTGAAGACTACGCACTGGAGAACGGAATAAAAATCCTCGCCTCCGGCGACCTTCTGAGCTCTGGCCTAATCTCAATCTACCGCTCCGGAGATCTCGTAATCCTCAACTTCCCCGCCTTTCTAGCCCTTGACAAAGCGGAGATAATAGAACTCATCGGCGGAAAGTACGAGCTGAGCTTTGGGTGTCCGCTACTATGGGAGCTATTTAGAAGGGCTCCATCCACTAAAAGGTTCGCCATTCAGAGGGTCTTACGGGAAACCAGGGCCAGAGCATTGAATCCAGAAATGGCCGAAACACTGATACGGGACATACTCTCGCGTTAAATACACATTTATGACCCAAAAGGTTTAAATCTGTCTTCCCAAACTCCCTCCGGTGAGGATTAATGGTTACGAAGGATGAGGTTGAAAAGGTCGTGAAATCGGTCGTTGACGAGAAGTTCATTAAATCCATTGGGGTGGACGATAAGGGCAACGTCACGGTTACTCTCGCTAGGGACACTCCCGACATAGACAACGTCCTCATAAAGCTCCACTCCGAGATTGGAAAGCTTGAAGGTGTAGGTTTGATAACCATAAACCGCGAGCGCGAGGAGAAAACCGGTGAAGGCGAGAACGTTCAGCTCACGGAGGAGCTGATCCTGGAGAAGCTAAAGGAGGTCATAGACCCCGAGATAGGCATCGACGTCGTTAACCTCGGTCTGATTTACGACCTCCAGATAAGGCCCGACAATACGGTCTACGTCAAGATGACGATGACAACTCCGGGCTGCCCGCTCACGATGTGGATTCTAAGGGCTGTGGAGGACAAGATACTCGAGATTCCCGGCGTTAAGGACGCTGAAATCGAGCTCACCTTCGACCCACCGTGGAGCCCGGACATGATAAGCCCGGAGTACAAGAAAAAGCTTGGCCTTTACTAATTATCTTTGCTTTTTCTGTTCCCTTCAGTCATCCCCAGAGCGCTGGGCATCAATCCGTTCTGAACCTTCGGTTTCAGGAACGAAAACTTTATATTCGCCCAGGTTCACTTAAAGGCGGTGATGTTGCCATGGCGTGGAAGGTTACGGTTGACCAGGACACCTGCATTGGAGATGCTATCTGTGCTAGCCTCTGCCCGGACGTCTTTGAGATGGGCGACGACGGAAAGGCCCACCCAGTAGTTGAAACCACCGACCTCGAGTGCGCCCAGGAGGCCGCTGAGGCCTGCCCGGTCGGCGCTATAACCCTCGAAGAGGTCTGAAGCCCCTTCTTTTTTCTTCTCATTGATTGTAAGCTTCTAAGCGTCTGTAGCCAATTTACACTGCTGGCTCTGCTTTTTGGGTTTGACAAGAAACGGAAAGGCAGAAAAGAAATCATTCAAGCGTCAAGTTGAACTTCTTGGCCTGTTCCAGGACGTACTCCCTTATCTCCCTCGCCTTTGGAAGCTCAGCGACTATCTCGCCGTTCTCTATGAGCGGCTTGAGGAGTGGCTCGACCTTTGCCCCGCAGACCGGGCACTTTTCGAGCTTTTTATCTGCCGGAATGCGGTGGTAGTGGCCGTTCTCACAGCGATAAACCTGCTTCCTTCCGCTGAGCTTTCCGCGCTTGGTTATAGGCCTGCCCTCAACCTCCACTATGTCGAGGGAGAAGTCTATCGGCTTCGCACTGGCTATGGCCGAGCCAACTCCGAAGGCGTCGGCAACGTCAACTATCTCCCTTATGCTCTCCTCGTTTAAACCCCCTGAGACGAAGATTTTGACCCAGTCGTAGCCCCTCAGGTCGAGCTCCCAGCGGACCTCCTCGATTATTCTCCTGAAGTTGCCCCTCCTCGAGCCGGGCGTATCCAGTCTTACCGCATTGAGCCTCTCGCCGAGTGCTTCAGCGGCCATTAGAGCTTCGAACTTCTCGTCGCAGAGGGTGTCAACCAGAGCAGTCCTTGGAACCTCTGGCTCAACCACCTCGTCAAAGTACTTCCAGGCCTTTACCTGATCACCAACTGTAAGAATCAACGCGTGGGGCATTGTTCCAACGGGCTTTTCACCGATCATCTCAGCTCCAAGAACGCCAGAGACGCCGTCGCATCCGCCTATAAAGGCCGAGCGGTCTATCATCGGAGCTATTGCAGGATGCATGTGCCTTATCCCGAAGGAATAGACCGGCTTGAAGTTTGCCGCTATTTTAATCCTCAATGCCGCAGTTGCTATTCCGCTCGCCTGGCTGAGCATGCCTAGTAAGGCCGTCTCGTATATCCCGAACTCCTCATAATAGCCATCTATCTGGAGAACCGGCTCGTAGGGGTGGAAGATCGTGCCCTCGGGCATGGCGTAGACGTTCACTGGGAGGCCTTCAAGGAGCTTTGCGACCTCTTCAATTCCGGCCAGAACTCCCCACTTCCAGCCGTTTGGAAGGCCAGTTGTGCTCACGTCTGCAAAGACCTTCCTGTGAATGCCCTTCTCTTCGAGTATCTTCTTTGTCCTGATGAAGTAGACGTCCGTCGTCTTTCCCGCCCGGATATCCTCCTCGTGGGCGATGTAGAAGCCACGCATTTTCACCACCGTTTTAAATTATGGAAAAGAAGTTTAAGGCTTTTCCTCAGGGGAAAACGGGAGTTCGGTTTCTTCTCCTTTCTCCCTCTTGTGAAGCTCCCTCCTGTATGCCTCCAGTGGTCTGTCCTCGACCTTTAGGTAACCCGCGAAGGTCTTCGGTTTTTTCTCCAGCTCGTCGAAGAACTCCGGGTAGCGCTTGTCTCTGACGATGTGGTGGTCGAGGATTATCTCAGCGTTTGTCTCGCGGATTATCTCGTTGAGGTTTTTGATTCCAGTCTCCCAGCTACCCTCGGCACGCTTTCCGAGATACGTCGGCGGGCCGCCGGTTATGAGCAGGTCGGGGTTTTTAGCGATTATCCACTCAACAGCTTTTCTGTTCAACAGCTGGATGTCGCTGGCGTGGATTACCCTCTTGGAGCCGTCGTCAATGAGGACCATCACGACGAAGCCGAGCTTTGAGCCTTCGCTTCCGTGCGGAACAGCGGGAGAGAACTCAAGCTTAACCCCACCGAGGTCGAAGGCTCTCCCGTCGGCGAACTCTATCTTCTTCGCTATCGGCTCGGCGTTCTTGAGGAAGGCCCAAGCACGCTTCCTCTGGCTGAAGTTTATGTTCTCCCGCGGGTGCTTGATGAAGAGGAACTTTCCGGCGTAGATTTCCCTCGCGTATTCCTCACTTGAGCTCTCGTAGAGGCCCTCAAAGAAGGGTGTATGGTGATCGTAGTGGTAGTGGGAGATTGTTACCACGTCGGCCCTTTTTGCATAACCCTGGAGCTTCCTCCTCATCTGCTGAAGGGTTTCCAGTTCTACCTTTGCTGGAGGAAGACCGTAGCGCTTCGGCCCGAGGGCGACGCCCGGATCGATGAGGATTTTTAAGCCAGAGGCTTCCACGAACGTTGCTAAGCTTCTAACTCCGAGGCTTTCAGAGGCAAGGGGGATAACACGCATTTTATCACCTGGGTATGTTTGGGCTAAAGGTTTAATAAGCCCCCCCATTAATGAAAGCTAGCCGATGATGAGTGTCATCCCTCCTGACCCCAAGATGATGACATTATCCCCACCTGAGGTGATCCAATGTTCGGTTTCCTGAGAAGAAAGAGAGAAAAGCACGGGCCCTTTGTATATCTCAGCGAACCGACTTTCCTGTATCACACCAGAACGGAGAAGGCCATAGTGGAAATTATAGAGGAGAAGTTGAACTCTACCAACATCCTCGTGCCCTCCAGATACGGTCTAAGGGACACGAGCGGGCGGATCAAAGAGGCCGAATACCTCGTTGCAGTTGCACCGCTCGGCAAGTTTACCTCGCTCGTTGGTAGAGAAGTAA contains:
- a CDS encoding FAD-dependent oxidoreductase, whose protein sequence is MRLNEHPVLKFKRGREVTIYFNGQPVKAYEGEPIAAALHAAGIKVLNYSANEKRPRGLFCAIGKCSSCLMIVNGIPNVRTCITLVEDGMRIEPQRGKAKLPKEAKPPEFRDAKVVKADIVVIGGGPAGLMAAIHAADAGASVVLLDENPMLGGQLVKQTHKFFGKREQFAGVRGVEIAKILEKEVRKRDNIEVFLETSAVGIFQEGDEKLVLGVRKNKELIEFRGRALIVATGAMEKMIPFENNDLPGIYGAGAIQTLMNTYGVKPGDRVLIVGAGNVGLILAYQLVQAGVEVEAIVEAMPKVGGYFVHAAKVRRLGIPILTRHTILRAEGKERVERAVIAQLDENWKPIPGTEKVFDVDVIALAVGLRPSIELLHQAGCQIRFVRELGGHVAVRDEWMETTVRGIFVAGDTAGIEEATTAMLEGKIAGIAAALRLGIAEESWVKEIERAQRDLEEFRSGPFGRHVAEGIRKLLAGVGENV
- a CDS encoding 4Fe-4S dicluster domain-containing protein, with protein sequence MSEVPPYLQRGYITPEELFEIIPKPSEERLRARPVAVPECPQEIPCAPCREICPTSAISMPTPNDIPVVDYEKCIGCSLCVQICPGLAFFMVHYVGNKARITMPHELLPLPERGEEVVLLNRVGEPVGKGKVLTVVPREKTKGDTPIITVEVPIELAWEVRAVKVER
- a CDS encoding (2Fe-2S)-binding protein, translating into MSGKVIICRCNDVTVEEIEALIDEGVTDIEEIKRLLRVGMGPCQGRTCMPLVIAILARKTGKKPDEIPLPRARVPIRPVRVEVLVGGDDE
- a CDS encoding NAD(P)/FAD-dependent oxidoreductase gives rise to the protein MSKVAIIGGGIIGVATAYELAKLGEEVILFEKNYFGSGSTFRCATGIRAQFTDEANIRLMKYAVERWEKLEEELGFDINFRQTGYLFLATSEEEVEAFKNNIRLQNKFGVPTRLIDMDEAKEIVPILNTEPFLAGAWNPKDGKANPFKTLFAYLFRAKELGVDAREHTEVVGFEREGDVITAVKFRSNGKVESVKVDAVLNAANAWAPLINEMAGLKRDLVPITAYKHQLVKTEPLERGQAEPLVCPPSWNDAYIIQDGEDGGIICGVGIEHRAKSLDDYEPTYDFLRGVLRYATMIAPPLRYAHIVRQWAGFYAKTPDKNPAIGKLLDNFYIAAGFSGHGFMMAPAVAQAMAELIAKGRSKVPLDWDWYDPYRFERGELRSSAFQIG
- the pyrH gene encoding UMP kinase, coding for MRIVFDIGGSVLVPDDPDIDFIKAIAYELVKISEDHEVAVVVGGGKVARKYIKAAKEFTPNETFKDYIGIHITRANAMLLIAALGEKAYPFVIQDFRKAWEVIQLKKIPIMGGTHPGHTTDAVAALLAEYLQADLLVVVTNVDGVYDSDPRKNPNAKKLDRITPEELVEIAMEAESKAGGSGVVDALAAKFIQRGRIRTYIVGKEDAYHLFDVVKGRHNGTVVEP
- a CDS encoding NAD(P)/FAD-dependent oxidoreductase is translated as MKIVVVGSGTAGSNFALFMRKLDRKAEITVIGKEPTMQYSPCALPHVISGTIEKPEDVIVFPNEFYEKQKINLMLNTEVKEIDRERKVVITDKGEVPYDKLVLAVGSKAFVPPIKGVENEGVFTLKSLDDVRRIKSYIAERKPKKAVVIGAGLIGLEGAEAFAKLGMEVLVVELMDRLMPTMLDKDAAKLVQAEMEKHDVSFRFGVGVSEIMGSPVKAVKIGEEEVPADLVLVATGVRANVDLAKKAGLEVNRGIVVNEHLQTSDPDIYAIGDCAEVIDAVTGKRTLSQLGTSAVRMAKVAAEHIAGKEVSFRPVFNTAITELFDLEIGTFGITEERAKKEGIEIAVGKFKGSTKPEYYPGGKPITVKLIFRKSDRKLIGGQIVGGERVWGRIMTLSALAQKGAAVEDVVYLETAYAPPISPTIDPITVAAEMAMRKFR
- a CDS encoding RNA 2'-phosphotransferase — translated: MRRPTRTRVSKLMAYILRHSPEEFGLKPDVEGFVSLGELVKALKTVYSDVDEEFVREIVVHDPKGRYEIRGNKIRARYGHSFPVSLNHEEDTESRFLYHGTPRRNLPSILKEGLKPMKRQFVHLTTSKSEALETGRRHGRDVALLIIDADCLRREGLKVYKAGKNVRIVERVPPDCIMLKI
- the bpsA gene encoding N(4)-bis(aminopropyl)spermidine synthase, which produces MREIVERVKEKTSIPVYERTVENVLSAILASGDVWRIVDLSEEPLPLVVAVVTALYELGYVAFENNQAILTKKGKELVEKYGIGPRADYTCHHCQGRTVELDAFSELLAEFKEITKDRPEPVHEFDQAYVTPETTVARVALMHSRGDLENKEVFVLGDDDLTSVALMLSGLPKRIAVLDIDERLTKFIEKAANEVGYENIEIFTFDLRKPLPDYALHKFDTFITDPPETVHAIRSFVGRGIATLKGPGCAGYFGITRRESSLDKWREIQRVLLNEFGVVITDILRNFNEYVNWGYVEETRAWRLLPIKVMPSYNWYKSYMFRIQTLEGSKGFEDEITVGQELYDDEESSTT
- a CDS encoding ATPase — encoded protein: MIKPVGDDFVKRYRLQYNLEALERVRGEIGEKAYSRLKALIEYRLYGEEFDHSPLSVKIALAFSGGSDSTSSLKILRWAGFDVVPVTAKLPQMKGRVIEKVKREGAVLVEIPNYLEAITFQMEKGAPICGRCHSMVMKAIEDYALENGIKILASGDLLSSGLISIYRSGDLVILNFPAFLALDKAEIIELIGGKYELSFGCPLLWELFRRAPSTKRFAIQRVLRETRARALNPEMAETLIRDILSR
- a CDS encoding metal-sulfur cluster assembly factor, with protein sequence MVTKDEVEKVVKSVVDEKFIKSIGVDDKGNVTVTLARDTPDIDNVLIKLHSEIGKLEGVGLITINREREEKTGEGENVQLTEELILEKLKEVIDPEIGIDVVNLGLIYDLQIRPDNTVYVKMTMTTPGCPLTMWILRAVEDKILEIPGVKDAEIELTFDPPWSPDMISPEYKKKLGLY
- a CDS encoding ferredoxin, whose translation is MAWKVTVDQDTCIGDAICASLCPDVFEMGDDGKAHPVVETTDLECAQEAAEACPVGAITLEEV
- a CDS encoding nicotinate phosphoribosyltransferase is translated as MRGFYIAHEEDIRAGKTTDVYFIRTKKILEEKGIHRKVFADVSTTGLPNGWKWGVLAGIEEVAKLLEGLPVNVYAMPEGTIFHPYEPVLQIDGYYEEFGIYETALLGMLSQASGIATAALRIKIAANFKPVYSFGIRHMHPAIAPMIDRSAFIGGCDGVSGVLGAEMIGEKPVGTMPHALILTVGDQVKAWKYFDEVVEPEVPRTALVDTLCDEKFEALMAAEALGERLNAVRLDTPGSRRGNFRRIIEEVRWELDLRGYDWVKIFVSGGLNEESIREIVDVADAFGVGSAIASAKPIDFSLDIVEVEGRPITKRGKLSGRKQVYRCENGHYHRIPADKKLEKCPVCGAKVEPLLKPLIENGEIVAELPKAREIREYVLEQAKKFNLTLE
- a CDS encoding MBL fold metallo-hydrolase is translated as MRVIPLASESLGVRSLATFVEASGLKILIDPGVALGPKRYGLPPAKVELETLQQMRRKLQGYAKRADVVTISHYHYDHHTPFFEGLYESSSEEYAREIYAGKFLFIKHPRENINFSQRKRAWAFLKNAEPIAKKIEFADGRAFDLGGVKLEFSPAVPHGSEGSKLGFVVMVLIDDGSKRVIHASDIQLLNRKAVEWIIAKNPDLLITGGPPTYLGKRAEGSWETGIKNLNEIIRETNAEIILDHHIVRDKRYPEFFDELEKKPKTFAGYLKVEDRPLEAYRRELHKREKGEETELPFSPEEKP